The Funiculus sociatus GB2-C1 genomic sequence AAGCAATGAAATATGTCAAAGCCAATATTGAATTGAAAATTGGTGGAACAGGTCCTGATGCTGACTCTCTTAAACAATTGGCAGTAAATGACGAAAGAATTATTTTTCTAGGATTTGTAAATGACCAAGAAATAACCAACCTTTATGCTGATGCCCTAACTGTTCTTTACGTTCCCTACGATGAAGATTATGGCTTAGTTACTATAGAAGCAATGATGAGTGGCAAACCAGTGCTGACTACCACAGACGCAGGTGGCCCTAATGAGTTTGTGATTAATGGCGAAACGGGGTATTCTGTTCCCTCTGATCCGCAAGCACTGGCTGAACGAATTGACTATTTGTGCGAGCATCGAGATGAAGCCAAGCAAATGGGTCTGACAGGTCGGAAGTTAGTCGCAGGAATTAACTGGGAAAATACAGTTGCCCAATTACTAGATACAATTAAGCCGCCTACATCCGGTACCTTTATCAACAGGCGAAAAAAAATTACGGTTGCTTTGACATTTCCGGTTTTTCCACCCAGAGGAGGCGGGCAAAGCCGAGTATTTCACTTATATCGGAATTTAGCTAATCAGTTTGATATCGAGTTAGTCACATTTACGAATGCTGACCAAGAGGTGTTTACAGGTGAAATTGCGCCTAACTTGTACGAGACTCGAATTCCTAAATCAATGCTCCATCAACAGCAAGAGTCCCTAATTGAACAGAAAGTAGGAGTACCAATTACTGATGTAGCGATGCCGCAGCTATATCATCTGACACCTGCTTATGTGGAAGCTTTGAGAGCAGCTACAGAATCTTCAGATTTTGTTGTTGCTTCCCATCCTTATCTTTTACCAGCCATTCAAGCTGTGAGTAACCAACCGATTTGGTATGAAGCTCACAATGTTGAAGTAGAACTTAAAAAGAGTATTCTGCCCGATAATCGCAAAGGGCGTGAATTACTAGAAGCAACTCGCCAGGTTGAAAATGAATGCTGCAAGGTAAGTCAATTAATCATGGTTTGTTCTAGTGATGATGGTAAGGCAGTGAATCAAATATACGGTGTTGATATAAGCAAAATAGTTGAAGTTCATAATGGGGTAGATATAGAAACAATTAACTACCTTTCTCTAGAAGAACGTAACTTAAAGAAAAAGAAGTTAGGTGTAGATAAAAGTTTCACCGTCTTGTTTTTGGGAAGTTGGCATGGGCCTAATCTAGAGGCAGTGCGCCACATTTTCCACATAGCGCAAGAACTTCCTGATGTGAATTTTCTCATTTTAGGTAGTGTGGGTTTGGCTTTTAGAGAGGAAAAACGACCTGCCAATGTTGGCTTTATGGGAGTAGTAGATGATGAAACTAAAGATATTGCCCTAAGTGTAGCTGACGTGGCATTAAATACAGTAACATTTGGGTCAGGTACTAACCTGAAAATGCTGGAATACTTTGCTGCTGGTGTTCCGGTGATTTCTACAGATGTCGGTGTAAGAGGGTTAGGGGTCGAAAATGGAAAACACTGTTTGGTGGTAGAGTTAGGACAATTTCCCCAAGCAATCGCTCAACTTAGAGATGAGGACTTAGTAACCAAGCACACTCGTGTTGAAACTGCTAGAAGCTATGTGCAAGAGCGGTTTGACTGGCAGGCGATCGTTCGCCATTTTACAACGCATCTATCAAATATTGTTAAAATATGAATTGATTTAGGTATCCCACTAAAACCTAAATAGGTTTATCTTGTTCTTATTTATAACTAAAAGCTGCACTTAAGATTCATTTCTTTTTGTCAACAAAATGGAATTTAAAAGTCAGTTAAATCGGCATCATACGTTATCAAACAATTAAGGTTCAACCGTACTTGATATGCTAAATCAACTTTTTCGGTACTACTATTGGATTTATAGTTACAGTTATAATTTCTTACTATCTTAACTACAGGTGGACATTTAGCTCTAGTAGTAAACATATAATTGCCCTTCCTCGTTACACAGCTGTTTCCTTGATTGGCTTATGCTTAAATACAGGTATTATGTTTCTTGCCGTTAACGTTTTTCATCTGTGGTATGTAATTGGTCAAACAATTGCAGCCATTATGAGTCCGCTGAATAACTTTTTTCTCAACTCCCACTGGTCATTCAGAACATGGCGATAAAAAAAGCATTAATTACAGGTCTAACCGGACAAGATGGTTCCTACTTAGCCGAACTTCTCCTAGAAAAAGGTTATCAGGTATTTGGTTTAGTACGTCGCTCTAGTTCTGGCAACCTTGACCGCATCAGTCACCTTTCCGGCGAAGTTCAAATCCTCTCTGGCGACCTTTTGGATCAATCTTCCTTAATGGATGTTATTAGTGAATCCCAACCAGATGAAATCTATAACCTCGCCTCCCAAAGCTACGTTCCCCTATCTTGGACACAACCAGCTCTCACAGCTGAATATACTGCCCTTGGAGTTTCTCGACTTTTAGAATCTATCCGTCGCTGCAAAAAAGATGCCAAATTTTATCAAGCTTCCAGCAGCGAAGTTTTTGGTCAACCAGACGAATCCCCCCAAACCGAACGCACCGCTTTTCGCCCCCGAAACCCTTATGGTGTCGCCAAAGCTTATGCCCATTGGATGACGATTAACTATAGGCAACAGTATAATCTCTACACCTGCTGCGGCATCACCTACACCCACGAATCTCCCCGGCGCGGGACAGAATTCGTGTTTCGCAAAATCACCAGCACAGCTGCGATGATTAAACTTGGTTTGGCAAAAGAACTGAAACTAGGCAACTTAGAAGCTCGTCGAGACTGGTGCTATGCCAAAGATGCGGTATATGCTATGTGGTTGATGTTACAGCAAGAGAAACCTGATGATTACATTATTGCCAGTGGTGAAACCCATTCTGTTAAAGATTTAGTGGAATGTGCTTTTAATTGTGTCGGATTGAATTGGCAAGATTATGTATCTGTAGATCCCGCTTTTTATAGACCTGATGAGTCAGTGCAGTTAGTCGGTTCAATTGATAAAATCAAAAATCAGCTAGATTGGAAACCTCAGTATTCCTTTGAGCAATTGGTTGAATTAATGGTTGAGCATGACCTGAAAAAACTCACCAATACTGGATGCTAAAACTTGTAATTGACGCTACTCCTGTACAGCCCAAACCAAGCGGAGTTGGTCTTTATGTCGCAAATTTAATTCGTTACCTTTATCTGCTACAAAATCAGGGTGACATTCACTTTCAGCTAGGCATTGTTTACCAGCCGGGCATGAAAAATTGGCTGCGTAGCAACTTATCCTGTCCTAAACTGCTGGCAGAGTATTCCAACCTTTACGTAATGCCTTTGCCTGTAAGAATTTCTAACCCTTTATTTTTAGCATCTCCAAAAATATTTCAATCTTATTTTGAACCTTCTCTCAATTATCC encodes the following:
- a CDS encoding GtrA family protein, with the translated sequence MGFIVTVIISYYLNYRWTFSSSSKHIIALPRYTAVSLIGLCLNTGIMFLAVNVFHLWYVIGQTIAAIMSPLNNFFLNSHWSFRTWR
- a CDS encoding glycosyltransferase family 4 protein, with protein sequence MRIAIIAPSPVPFCIGGAENLWWGLLNCINQNTPHQADLIKLPSPERNFWELVDSYRQFSQLDLNHFDIVISGKYPGWMVQHPNHICYMLHRLRGLYDTYHFTGYPEIYSSNHPEIIALQHLMKGERENRDALKEVFAKLDQLRFSSNCPSDSFQFPGSLIRQVIHFLDGVGLAPSAIKKYAAISHNVANRKSYFPKGSIVEVIYPPSILKSFRRGNSDYLFTVSRLDSAKRVSLLIEAMKYVKANIELKIGGTGPDADSLKQLAVNDERIIFLGFVNDQEITNLYADALTVLYVPYDEDYGLVTIEAMMSGKPVLTTTDAGGPNEFVINGETGYSVPSDPQALAERIDYLCEHRDEAKQMGLTGRKLVAGINWENTVAQLLDTIKPPTSGTFINRRKKITVALTFPVFPPRGGGQSRVFHLYRNLANQFDIELVTFTNADQEVFTGEIAPNLYETRIPKSMLHQQQESLIEQKVGVPITDVAMPQLYHLTPAYVEALRAATESSDFVVASHPYLLPAIQAVSNQPIWYEAHNVEVELKKSILPDNRKGRELLEATRQVENECCKVSQLIMVCSSDDGKAVNQIYGVDISKIVEVHNGVDIETINYLSLEERNLKKKKLGVDKSFTVLFLGSWHGPNLEAVRHIFHIAQELPDVNFLILGSVGLAFREEKRPANVGFMGVVDDETKDIALSVADVALNTVTFGSGTNLKMLEYFAAGVPVISTDVGVRGLGVENGKHCLVVELGQFPQAIAQLRDEDLVTKHTRVETARSYVQERFDWQAIVRHFTTHLSNIVKI
- a CDS encoding GDP-mannose 4,6-dehydratase; translation: MAIKKALITGLTGQDGSYLAELLLEKGYQVFGLVRRSSSGNLDRISHLSGEVQILSGDLLDQSSLMDVISESQPDEIYNLASQSYVPLSWTQPALTAEYTALGVSRLLESIRRCKKDAKFYQASSSEVFGQPDESPQTERTAFRPRNPYGVAKAYAHWMTINYRQQYNLYTCCGITYTHESPRRGTEFVFRKITSTAAMIKLGLAKELKLGNLEARRDWCYAKDAVYAMWLMLQQEKPDDYIIASGETHSVKDLVECAFNCVGLNWQDYVSVDPAFYRPDESVQLVGSIDKIKNQLDWKPQYSFEQLVELMVEHDLKKLTNTGC